One stretch of Actinacidiphila sp. DG2A-62 DNA includes these proteins:
- the trxA gene encoding thioredoxin gives MSTLELTKENFDEVVSSNDFVLIDFWADWCGPCKMFAPVYDKASDAHEDLVFAKVDTEAQPELAAAFQIQSIPTLMIVRDKVAIFAQPGALPAPALEDVIAQARAVDMDEVRKSVEKAQQGS, from the coding sequence ATGAGCACTCTGGAGCTGACCAAGGAGAACTTCGACGAGGTCGTTTCGTCCAACGACTTCGTCCTCATCGACTTCTGGGCGGACTGGTGCGGACCGTGCAAGATGTTCGCGCCGGTCTACGACAAGGCGTCCGACGCGCACGAGGACCTCGTGTTCGCCAAGGTCGACACCGAGGCCCAGCCGGAGCTGGCCGCCGCGTTCCAGATCCAGTCGATCCCGACGCTGATGATCGTCCGGGACAAGGTGGCGATCTTCGCCCAGCCCGGCGCGCTGCCCGCGCCCGCGCTGGAGGACGTCATCGCCCAGGCCCGCGCGGTCGACATGGACGAGGTGCGCAAGTCGGTGGAGAAGGCCCAGCAGGGGTCCTGA